The DNA segment agCGATAAATTTTGGCGGGAACGAACATGGCATATTCTCAAGagtaaaaatatgtgaatatatgagTTGTCTGCTAAAATAAATCATACTAAAATTTAGCATTGGAAATCAGTATTCGGTTAAAAAAGAAGCTATGCGTCCATTGGCCCCTTTTTTGGTattgaatttctttattaagaCTAGCCAGTAAGTAGTTCTAGGTTCTTGGTAAAACTAACTTGTTCTGCGAGGtgttgattttaataaattaggaAAATAGGAAATCAGTCATGATATTATGGTATCTGGAGTTAATGGGAATTTCGATAagtgacatatgtacatataataatttaaaattattaggaAATCTGACATACTGACCAAGTGTAAGCGTTAGTCACCAACCTGCACTTGTGGGATGGGATGGAAACATCTAGACTCTTTCTCCTTCACTATCATATACCATCTAGTATGGCAACATACTTTTACGAACTCGACAAGTtggctggaattgatattagccACGTCAATACATTTATGACAAGCTCTAAGCATTTTGTCGATATGCGATGGTCTTTTTGGTCCTTACTAAGGAGTTCTGGACATCACGACGGACAAGTTGGATTAATCGTGGTCTCACGAATATCAGCCCATTACCTAACCTGAACAATACGATGAACTTAACCAAAAGGAGTCGATCACATTTGGATAAAAGTTTCCACATATCCAGGTCATCACTATCGTCGAATTTATTAAATGATTCGCATGTAATACGAAAATTTCATACCAACCCCCAATATGCCTAAATTTTTCTACGTCGAGAAATATGCACTCAAAAAGAACTCTAAATTATTTTGCcgtaaatgtttaattttcttttccgcTTACTTATTCAGATACTAGATAAGTCATTCTTTTTGCACGAGTCCATTTGCATAGCCTGCGAAATCAATCTGCCGGAAAATGCGCAAGCGCGTGCCGAACTTCGCGAACTATGCCGCATAGCAGCATATGACGGTGTATCGTTGGTAGTCAAGCACGTGGAGAGTGGAAAGATAGTGGGAGTTGCGTTCAATAAAatacaagtaaataaaaataaattattaaaaaaaagtatgtatatgttatttttgaaTCACAATACCTCCCGATTTTACAGTACATACCGCCGAAGGGTGAAGAGCCTTTCTTCATACAATTCCGCAACGAGCACACAAAATCACCACAAGCTCAGGGCCTTATGGACTTTATGATCGAGGTAGATTCGGAGAACGATGTATTTGAGCTATATAAAATTGACACGCTCCTGGAGTTTATGTTCCTTTCAACTTTGCAAGAATGGGGTCGTCGTGGTATCGCAAGACAATTATCGCGTTACACCGTACAGTTGGCGCGTGAGCTCTCCGAAGGCATTGGTGTCAATGAAATGCATCCCCAACTACGCGATAAGCGCCCCAAAGCTGTGACTGCAATCTTTACTTCCTTTTTCTCACAAAAGGCTGGTCGTTCGCAGAATTTCAAAGTGATCAACAGTGTGCCCTATACACGCTTTACCTATAATGGTAAAACATTCGATCAATCTATTAATCCCATACACAAAACAACAGAACAtgctgtgtttttgttgtaaagtaAGAAGAAACACAGTTGCAGTATTGATTTGACTTAGAATGGCTGGTGCGCAttttatttgaaagagatatgaTTTGGTAAAATACAGATAACCAAAGAGCTATTTTTATGATTGAAACGCTATTGCTAAGCAGCTTTGCACTAGGCCTTTGTCCAATAATTATTAGCAGTAAATCATTATCGTTTTCTGAATTACATGTAGTACTTGTATAACTTAGCACAAAAACCGATTTTAATGGAAAGTCAAATAAAGCCAAGATTAAAAAGTTGGGTCTTATCAGTAATATAGTAacataaaatatagaaaaataaatatactatatataatcaACAGATGTAATGAGAATGGTCATTAAGGATTGCCCCGATAAgagagttacatacatatgagccATCTATTAATCTTAGAACTATAAAAATGGTGGAACAATCAGAGTGATAGGTCATGGCCAAACATCAAAGTGATGTCACTCAGAGATGgttgttgtagcggtagaattatgccgagttgacagtccttggccgggtaaaaatccgggtccgttccggttacgtataCCCGACTGTCGCCGGAACGGTCCGAAAGATGGTCAAAGCATGTGGTAcacttttgaaaattgaaaatagtcagcttatatactatacatattggTAAAAACTTGTAATTTCTTacggaaaagaaaatattatttaccatgACTATACAAAGaattgttataaataatttaaatatggcACCGAGTCACCGAAATAAtacttaaatgaaattgaaataatttctaatttttttttcagcaaaTATCACACCGCCCTAATGTTCTGCACACCAATAAACATACTTAGTTCATATTTTCGGCGTCGTCTCTTTTCATGATTAgttgttaatttttcacacTTGAAAATTAGAacacttttatttacataaatattcaatataccCTGTAGGAAAGAGCACTGCAAAGTTTTTCtctcattttatatataaggaTAGCAACAATTGCATAATTAGGattaatattgatatatttttagtaaCTGAGCTTTAGTAACTGAGCTATGTATAGAAAAGAAGTTGTTTCCTAATAGAAGTCGATCCTCTTCAGGGTGATCTGCTATGGCTTAATTTCggcttgaaaaagtttttcgtacaaTTAGTCATTTGGCGGCAGCTTAAAATTTAACAGCTTTCATGAAATCGAAACGTATAGTACTTTATTTGGGAGCAACTCACTAGTTACT comes from the Bactrocera neohumeralis isolate Rockhampton chromosome 2, APGP_CSIRO_Bneo_wtdbg2-racon-allhic-juicebox.fasta_v2, whole genome shotgun sequence genome and includes:
- the LOC126762516 gene encoding uncharacterized protein LOC126762516, translating into MRANNGRIWGKFNNDEFEVRSLTESDLEEALEILDKSFFLHESICIACEINLPENAQARAELRELCRIAAYDGVSLVVKHVESGKIVGVAFNKIQYIPPKGEEPFFIQFRNEHTKSPQAQGLMDFMIEVDSENDVFELYKIDTLLEFMFLSTLQEWGRRGIARQLSRYTVQLARELSEGIGVNEMHPQLRDKRPKAVTAIFTSFFSQKAGRSQNFKVINSVPYTRFTYNGKTFDQSINPIHKTTEHAVFLL